In the genome of Sorangium aterium, one region contains:
- a CDS encoding protein kinase domain-containing protein, whose amino-acid sequence MELTEYALGDIAYEGSETRVCRAVHLPSGAQVAIKFPLADVPNPRVMGRLVHEHQVLQQLAAVPGVARVHAFEQRNGTAALVLENPGASSLDQVLAKHGRLPVVAGLRFGQRLAQVLEGVHAAGVMHKDVKPQNLLVDDTYEQITLLDFGIASLLSQEATEASIPEALEGTLAYISPEQTGRTARALDTRTDLYSLGVTLFEVLSGRRPFTDRDPLSLVHAHLAKSPPPLDTIAPEVPSGVSAIISKLLAKDPERRYQTARGAAEDLEEALRALHQRGTAAPFSLGKKDFSRKLRLPQVLVGRERDVERVGESFARAERGAAELLLVGGPSGIGKTALVRTVYHDIAKAGRGLLIAGKHDQLARSTPFAAIAQAFGGLMRQWISSPKAVLETWRDRIRNEVGDNARLIADVVPELDLVMGKLPPVPPAEGEQVLNRQKLTWLNFVRTVTTPNPPLVMFLDDMQWTDSATLIILQTLLTDVERRSLLVIAAYRDNETPPEHPLWKLVEAVEASEAKVSRLTVGPLSEEQVQKWLSRTLESEPKRVEPLARVQWQKTRGNPFFLEQLLFSLHRQKLLARDAESGEWRWNQADLERAQITDNVVSLLTDKVREMPDATQQLMGLAACAGHTFHLHDLERLSGWEPARVTGALWPALQEELVVPVDGAYRPAQALGGVGDGALDASYRFLHDRVQQASYERISPEQRVLAHLEIGRRLWARYRAEGGTPQQLLELARHMNQGSARLTSVEELNDVARMNLEAARVAKAASSHRLMATLLENAQALLGERAAKEQLALSVEIALEQLEAAYLLRDFEDVERRALDLLARPVGAAAWLSAQEIRVRCCLATGRYARGIGLGIAALAERGFAFPETDEACQPALLEESAALDRWLEQDLGAFDRMPPEQSPEHRLIDALMTQTQLCSIYGGRPMLYTLIIVRLVSEAVRRGALTPAATLMLCSFANVWSVATGMYRRVLRWVEPGVRAAVRVGSPMLPECLVLHGIYMVYSRPVDETAALYEQGMATGLKLGSFQGTSWGLLADLFYYRVWRGLPLVQVDAQVKARWDLVQRAGDAVGRHHFEAIASYCDVLMTAEGAPKLLKDEPLSRGSHSLLADGDGFTGGLARTLEVYLFGVTGRWERALSRAREADQSRADILGMPPVTDIPFFLALSAAKCWQDAAGAEEQARLREHIEHGLERLRYFAEGCAPNFVHKLRLAEAEYARVRGETEEAIARYDEAIELAREHRFLHIEALSIQLAAEFRLQTGKRHIGAMYLREARDAYARWGAVNVVAHLNAKYPALLKAAMQGAPVERAMTAAATTATTGASTGASLDANTAVRAAQALSSELDPERVVGRLMELLLANAGAQRGALVLREGEALSVVARLSVEGARIETGLSEPLGQSHDVPATIVQYAARAGEPVVTGDAASDARFAIDPYLASRAVLSLLALPLTHRGHLVGVLYLEHRDVPSAFPPARVEFLSVLASQAAIAVENAVLYRDLEAKIKERTAELQIAKEAADRANRAKSDFLSSMSHELRTPLNGILGYAQVLARAPELSPKSRDGVQVIKKSGEHLLSLLEDVLDLAKIEAGKMDLVSKKFDLQALVRTVVDLCRVRADQKGIAFTHEIRGGAASAFYGDEKRLTQVLLNLLSNAIKFTERGSIALVIDELKRGPDEASTLRLRVEDTGPGIAAEHVARIFDPFEQLGDHKAKSAGTGLGLAITKKIVDQMGGTIEVESELGRGSAFTVTLALAAGPASASADRALGWHTITGYRGERRTILVVDDNPHNRALMSDLLAPIGFEVVEAEDGEAALRLALERRPALILMDLVMPGMDGREATRRLRQMPELGEVVILISSANVSGAEREEGISAGWNDAVHKPVQAGALFDKIHRFLGVEWIHAEEKAPATAARQSGPLVPPSADELALLSRLVASGRVRNVVAEAARMEEADPQLGPWLEQLRGLVRTYQMRTLQEFVDGYAAGTALPTRSASTPAN is encoded by the coding sequence ATGGAACTGACTGAGTATGCGCTGGGGGATATCGCGTACGAGGGAAGCGAGACGCGCGTCTGTCGCGCGGTGCATCTCCCCTCGGGCGCGCAGGTGGCGATCAAGTTTCCGCTCGCCGACGTACCCAACCCGCGCGTCATGGGGCGGCTGGTCCACGAGCATCAGGTGCTTCAGCAGCTCGCGGCGGTGCCAGGCGTGGCGCGCGTGCATGCGTTCGAGCAGCGGAACGGCACCGCGGCGCTGGTGCTCGAGAACCCTGGAGCGAGCTCGCTCGATCAGGTGCTCGCCAAGCACGGTCGTTTGCCGGTGGTGGCCGGGCTGCGGTTCGGGCAACGCCTTGCCCAGGTACTCGAGGGCGTGCATGCCGCCGGCGTGATGCACAAGGACGTCAAACCGCAGAACCTGCTGGTGGATGACACGTACGAGCAGATCACCCTGCTCGACTTCGGCATCGCCTCGCTGCTGTCGCAGGAAGCGACCGAGGCGAGCATCCCCGAAGCGCTGGAAGGGACCCTGGCGTACATCTCGCCAGAGCAGACGGGGCGCACGGCGCGCGCGCTGGATACGCGCACGGATCTCTATTCGCTGGGCGTGACGCTCTTCGAGGTGCTCTCGGGGCGGCGGCCCTTCACGGACCGCGATCCGCTCTCGCTGGTGCACGCGCATCTGGCCAAGAGCCCGCCTCCGCTCGACACGATCGCGCCGGAGGTGCCGAGCGGCGTGTCGGCGATCATATCGAAGCTCCTGGCGAAGGATCCCGAGCGGCGGTACCAGACAGCCAGAGGCGCGGCCGAGGATCTGGAGGAGGCGCTCCGCGCGCTCCACCAGCGTGGTACGGCGGCGCCCTTCTCGCTTGGAAAGAAGGACTTCTCACGGAAGCTGCGGTTGCCGCAGGTGCTCGTGGGGCGGGAGCGGGACGTCGAGCGGGTGGGCGAATCGTTCGCCCGCGCCGAGCGAGGCGCGGCGGAGCTCTTGCTCGTCGGCGGACCGTCGGGCATCGGCAAGACGGCCCTGGTGCGCACGGTCTACCACGACATCGCGAAGGCGGGGCGCGGCCTCCTGATCGCGGGCAAGCACGACCAGCTCGCGCGGTCGACGCCGTTCGCCGCGATAGCGCAGGCATTCGGGGGCCTGATGCGCCAATGGATCTCGAGCCCGAAGGCGGTCCTGGAGACCTGGCGGGATCGGATCCGGAACGAGGTCGGGGACAACGCGCGGCTGATCGCAGACGTGGTCCCGGAGCTCGACCTCGTCATGGGCAAGCTGCCGCCGGTGCCGCCGGCGGAGGGCGAGCAGGTGCTCAATCGGCAGAAGCTGACGTGGTTGAACTTCGTTCGAACCGTCACGACGCCGAACCCGCCGCTCGTCATGTTCCTGGACGACATGCAGTGGACGGACAGCGCCACGCTGATCATCCTGCAGACGCTGCTGACGGACGTGGAGCGAAGGTCGCTGCTGGTGATCGCGGCCTACCGTGACAACGAGACGCCGCCCGAGCATCCGCTGTGGAAGCTCGTCGAGGCAGTGGAGGCGAGCGAGGCCAAGGTGTCGAGGCTGACGGTGGGCCCCCTGTCGGAAGAGCAGGTGCAAAAGTGGCTCTCGCGCACGCTCGAGAGCGAGCCGAAGCGCGTCGAGCCGCTCGCGCGTGTGCAGTGGCAAAAGACGCGCGGAAACCCGTTCTTCCTGGAGCAGCTGCTCTTCTCCCTGCACCGGCAGAAGCTCCTGGCGAGGGACGCGGAGAGCGGGGAATGGCGCTGGAATCAAGCGGACCTGGAGCGAGCGCAGATCACCGACAACGTGGTGTCGTTGCTGACGGACAAAGTGCGAGAGATGCCGGACGCGACACAGCAGCTCATGGGGCTCGCGGCGTGCGCGGGGCACACGTTCCACCTCCACGATCTGGAGCGATTGAGCGGGTGGGAGCCCGCCCGGGTGACGGGAGCGTTGTGGCCGGCGCTGCAGGAGGAGCTGGTCGTGCCTGTGGACGGGGCGTATCGCCCCGCGCAGGCGCTCGGGGGGGTGGGCGACGGAGCGCTGGACGCTTCGTACCGGTTCTTGCACGACCGCGTGCAGCAGGCGAGCTACGAGCGGATCTCGCCGGAGCAGCGCGTCCTCGCGCACCTCGAGATCGGCCGGCGGCTCTGGGCGCGGTATCGCGCGGAAGGAGGCACGCCTCAGCAGCTCCTCGAGCTCGCGCGGCACATGAACCAGGGTTCGGCGCGGCTCACGTCCGTGGAGGAGCTCAATGACGTCGCGCGGATGAACCTGGAGGCCGCTCGCGTCGCGAAGGCCGCGAGCTCCCACCGGCTGATGGCCACCCTGCTGGAGAACGCGCAGGCGCTCCTCGGCGAGCGAGCCGCCAAGGAACAGCTGGCGCTGTCGGTGGAGATAGCGCTGGAGCAGCTGGAGGCGGCGTATCTGTTGCGAGATTTCGAGGACGTCGAGCGGCGTGCGCTCGACTTGCTCGCGAGGCCCGTCGGGGCGGCGGCCTGGCTGTCGGCGCAGGAGATCCGCGTCCGCTGCTGCCTGGCGACGGGCCGGTATGCGCGGGGGATCGGGCTTGGTATCGCGGCGCTCGCGGAGCGGGGCTTCGCCTTCCCCGAGACGGACGAAGCGTGCCAGCCGGCGCTCCTCGAGGAGTCCGCCGCGCTGGATCGATGGCTGGAGCAGGACCTCGGCGCGTTCGACCGAATGCCGCCCGAGCAGTCGCCGGAGCACCGGCTCATCGACGCCCTGATGACGCAGACGCAGCTCTGCTCCATCTACGGCGGCCGGCCGATGCTCTACACGCTCATCATCGTTCGCCTGGTCTCCGAGGCGGTGCGACGGGGGGCCCTCACGCCGGCTGCCACCCTCATGCTCTGCAGCTTCGCCAATGTCTGGTCGGTGGCCACGGGCATGTACCGCCGCGTCTTGCGGTGGGTCGAGCCCGGGGTGCGCGCTGCAGTGCGCGTCGGGTCCCCGATGCTCCCCGAGTGCCTGGTGCTTCATGGCATCTACATGGTCTATTCCAGGCCTGTCGACGAGACGGCTGCCCTCTATGAGCAAGGCATGGCGACCGGCCTGAAGCTCGGTTCGTTCCAGGGCACGAGCTGGGGCCTCCTCGCCGATCTGTTCTATTACCGCGTCTGGCGTGGCCTGCCGCTCGTCCAGGTCGACGCGCAGGTCAAGGCTCGCTGGGATCTCGTGCAGCGCGCGGGCGACGCGGTGGGAAGGCACCACTTCGAGGCGATCGCGTCCTATTGTGACGTGCTGATGACCGCCGAAGGCGCCCCGAAGCTCCTGAAGGACGAGCCGCTGTCGCGAGGCTCGCACTCCCTCCTGGCCGACGGGGACGGGTTCACGGGAGGGCTCGCTCGCACCCTGGAAGTCTATCTGTTCGGCGTCACCGGCAGGTGGGAGCGAGCGCTGTCGCGGGCGCGGGAGGCAGACCAGTCTCGCGCCGACATCCTCGGCATGCCGCCGGTCACGGATATCCCGTTCTTCCTCGCCCTCTCGGCGGCGAAGTGCTGGCAGGACGCCGCCGGCGCCGAGGAGCAGGCGCGGCTGCGGGAGCACATCGAGCACGGCCTCGAGCGGCTGCGGTACTTCGCGGAAGGTTGCGCGCCGAACTTCGTCCACAAGCTGCGCCTCGCCGAGGCCGAATACGCCCGCGTCCGCGGCGAGACCGAGGAGGCCATCGCCAGGTACGACGAGGCCATCGAGCTCGCGCGCGAGCACCGCTTCCTCCACATCGAGGCGCTCTCGATCCAGCTCGCCGCCGAGTTCCGGCTGCAAACGGGCAAGAGGCACATCGGCGCGATGTACCTGCGCGAGGCTCGCGACGCCTATGCGCGCTGGGGCGCGGTCAACGTGGTCGCCCATCTGAACGCGAAATACCCTGCCTTGCTCAAGGCGGCCATGCAGGGGGCGCCTGTCGAGCGCGCGATGACGGCGGCGGCGACCACGGCGACAACGGGCGCCTCCACGGGCGCGAGCCTCGACGCGAACACGGCGGTGCGCGCGGCGCAGGCGCTCTCGAGCGAGCTCGACCCGGAGCGCGTCGTGGGCCGGCTGATGGAGCTGCTGCTGGCGAACGCGGGGGCGCAGCGCGGCGCCCTCGTGCTCCGCGAAGGGGAGGCGCTCTCCGTCGTGGCGCGGCTGTCGGTGGAGGGGGCCCGCATCGAGACGGGGCTGTCGGAGCCGCTCGGGCAAAGCCACGACGTTCCGGCGACGATCGTGCAGTACGCGGCCCGCGCGGGTGAGCCGGTGGTGACAGGCGACGCAGCGAGCGACGCGCGCTTCGCCATCGACCCTTACCTCGCGTCGCGGGCGGTGCTCTCGCTGCTGGCCCTGCCCTTGACACACAGGGGCCATCTCGTGGGCGTGCTGTACCTCGAGCACCGCGACGTGCCGTCGGCGTTCCCTCCTGCGCGCGTGGAGTTCCTGTCGGTGCTGGCCTCGCAGGCGGCCATTGCCGTCGAGAATGCCGTCCTGTACCGGGACCTGGAGGCCAAGATCAAGGAGCGCACGGCCGAGCTCCAGATCGCCAAGGAGGCGGCCGATCGGGCGAACCGGGCGAAGAGCGATTTCCTCTCGAGCATGAGCCACGAGCTGCGCACGCCGCTCAACGGCATCCTCGGTTATGCCCAGGTCCTCGCTCGCGCGCCCGAGCTCTCCCCGAAGAGCCGTGACGGGGTGCAAGTCATCAAGAAATCGGGCGAGCATCTCCTTTCCTTGCTGGAAGACGTGCTGGACCTCGCGAAGATCGAGGCCGGCAAGATGGACCTCGTCTCGAAGAAGTTCGATCTGCAGGCCCTGGTGCGCACGGTGGTGGATCTGTGCCGCGTGCGCGCGGACCAGAAGGGCATCGCCTTCACCCATGAGATACGCGGTGGGGCGGCGTCCGCGTTCTACGGCGACGAGAAGCGCCTGACGCAGGTGCTGTTGAACCTCCTGAGCAACGCCATCAAGTTCACCGAGCGAGGGAGCATCGCCCTCGTCATCGACGAGCTGAAGCGCGGCCCCGATGAAGCAAGCACGCTGCGGCTCCGGGTCGAGGACACGGGCCCCGGGATCGCCGCGGAGCACGTCGCGCGCATCTTCGATCCCTTCGAGCAGCTCGGAGATCACAAGGCGAAGAGCGCCGGCACGGGGCTCGGCCTCGCCATCACGAAGAAGATCGTCGACCAGATGGGCGGCACGATCGAGGTCGAGAGCGAGCTCGGCCGAGGGAGCGCCTTCACGGTGACGCTCGCGCTCGCGGCGGGGCCTGCCTCCGCGAGCGCCGACAGGGCCCTCGGATGGCATACGATCACCGGGTATCGCGGAGAGCGCCGCACGATCCTCGTCGTGGACGACAACCCGCACAACCGTGCCTTGATGAGCGATCTGCTGGCCCCGATCGGCTTCGAGGTCGTGGAGGCCGAGGACGGTGAGGCGGCGCTCCGGCTGGCCCTGGAGCGGAGGCCGGCGCTCATCTTGATGGACCTGGTCATGCCGGGCATGGACGGCCGCGAAGCCACGCGCCGCCTGCGGCAGATGCCCGAGCTCGGCGAGGTCGTCATCCTGATCTCGTCGGCGAACGTCTCCGGAGCCGAACGGGAGGAGGGCATCAGCGCCGGTTGGAACGACGCCGTGCACAAGCCGGTGCAAGCGGGCGCGCTCTTCGACAAGATCCACCGCTTCCTCGGCGTGGAATGGATTCATGCGGAGGAGAAGGCCCCTGCCACGGCGGCGCGGCAGAGTGGCCCGCTGGTGCCGCCTTCGGCCGACGAGCTTGCGCTCCTGTCGCGGCTTGTGGCGTCGGGGCGCGTCCGGAACGTGGTGGCGGAGGCGGCGCGGATGGAGGAAGCCGACCCGCAGCTCGGCCCGTGGCTCGAGCAGCTCAGGGGGCTCGTGCGGACGTACCAGATGCGAACGCTGCAAGAGTTCGTCGATGGGTATGCCGCAGGCACGGCGCTGCCGACGAGGAGCGCTAGCACTCCGGCAAATTGA
- a CDS encoding response regulator, with protein sequence MTQFNGFVVAVDDNPANLDTLLDALSSEHLDLAVATDGNMAISLIEREQPDLVLLDVMLPDIDGFGVCKRLKANPQTADTQIVFMTALNNREHRLQGLKAGAVDYISKPFDTEELLARIRPHIAVRRMTRALQEKNASLESEVRQRVAVEAAREALLVELMTRTDELREAKEGLERELVEKGRANAEKTALHEQVIAVQRSRLLELSTPLIPITDRILVMPLIGTMDSDRAQQAIHAMLHGASSRGAEFVILDITGLKRVDESVATMLLTAASGLRLLGTRTVITGIGSEVARTLVHLDAPLQGVVTKGTLQDGIAVAMHASRHRG encoded by the coding sequence TTGACGCAATTCAATGGCTTCGTGGTCGCGGTCGACGACAATCCCGCCAACCTCGACACGCTCCTCGACGCATTGTCGAGCGAGCATCTGGACCTCGCCGTCGCCACGGATGGCAACATGGCGATCAGCTTGATCGAGCGCGAGCAGCCGGATCTCGTCCTCCTCGACGTCATGTTGCCAGATATCGACGGCTTCGGGGTGTGCAAGCGCCTGAAGGCCAACCCGCAGACCGCCGACACGCAGATCGTCTTCATGACCGCCTTGAACAACCGGGAGCACCGGCTGCAAGGGTTGAAGGCGGGCGCCGTCGACTACATAAGCAAGCCCTTCGATACCGAGGAGCTCCTTGCGCGGATACGCCCGCACATCGCCGTCCGGCGCATGACGCGGGCGCTGCAGGAGAAGAATGCGAGCCTGGAGTCGGAGGTTCGGCAGCGCGTCGCCGTCGAGGCCGCGCGCGAGGCGCTCCTCGTCGAGCTCATGACCCGCACCGACGAGCTGCGCGAGGCCAAGGAGGGGCTCGAGCGCGAGCTCGTCGAGAAGGGCCGCGCGAACGCGGAGAAAACCGCGCTGCACGAGCAGGTCATCGCAGTGCAGCGCAGCCGGCTGCTCGAGCTCTCCACGCCGCTCATTCCCATCACGGATCGCATCCTCGTCATGCCGCTCATCGGTACGATGGACAGCGACCGGGCTCAGCAGGCCATCCATGCGATGCTCCACGGCGCCAGCAGCCGAGGCGCGGAGTTCGTCATTCTGGATATCACGGGCCTCAAACGCGTGGACGAGAGCGTCGCCACCATGCTCCTCACAGCGGCCAGCGGCCTGCGGCTCCTGGGGACGCGCACGGTGATCACCGGGATAGGCTCGGAGGTGGCCCGGACGCTCGTGCACCTCGACGCACCCCTGCAGGGGGTCGTCACGAAGGGCACGCTCCAGGACGGGATCGCCGTCGCGATGCACGCCTCCCGTCATCGGGGATAG
- a CDS encoding acetolactate decarboxylase encodes MSPLASCTPSSETAAGPAPGAPAAVQVRSFGALRAIMHEGQTGPAVRIGDVVPGPRAFGVGALSGLRGEVTVVDDAIWTSYARDDGTLDVRPAGAEEEATLFVVANVARWQEATLDADVPDGQIDARIEALLRERGLDTEGAVPVQVRGGFRDLRWHVIDGKKLTPGGGHADHVRASVSGALPAVEGVLVGFFSKHHHGVFTHMGSNTHFHVVLPERPLMGHVDGVTLARGARILLPAP; translated from the coding sequence ATGTCCCCGCTCGCCTCCTGCACGCCTTCCAGCGAGACCGCTGCGGGACCCGCGCCGGGCGCTCCGGCGGCGGTGCAGGTCCGCTCGTTCGGCGCCCTGCGCGCGATCATGCACGAGGGGCAGACGGGGCCCGCCGTGCGCATCGGCGATGTGGTGCCGGGCCCACGCGCGTTCGGGGTCGGGGCGCTCAGCGGATTGCGCGGGGAGGTGACCGTCGTCGACGACGCGATCTGGACCTCCTATGCGCGCGACGACGGGACCCTCGACGTCCGCCCCGCCGGGGCGGAGGAGGAGGCGACGCTCTTCGTGGTGGCGAACGTCGCGCGATGGCAGGAGGCGACGCTCGACGCCGACGTGCCTGACGGGCAAATCGACGCGCGCATCGAGGCATTGCTGCGGGAGCGCGGCCTCGATACGGAGGGCGCCGTCCCGGTCCAGGTGCGCGGCGGCTTCCGCGATCTCCGGTGGCACGTCATCGACGGGAAAAAGCTCACCCCCGGCGGAGGCCACGCCGACCACGTCCGGGCGTCGGTGAGCGGAGCGCTCCCCGCCGTCGAGGGGGTGCTGGTGGGCTTCTTCTCGAAGCACCATCACGGCGTCTTCACGCACATGGGGTCAAACACGCACTTTCACGTCGTCCTGCCGGAGCGACCGCTGATGGGACACGTGGACGGCGTGACGCTCGCTCGCGGCGCGCGGATCCTCCTGCCGGCGCCCTGA
- a CDS encoding MarR family winged helix-turn-helix transcriptional regulator gives MAPREAHALTVLADAERAGEHLSQSDLRRALGIDKSNVTRLIQRLRDDGRVEQDVSEEDGRVRRLRLTSTGRRMAGRIEEQSLLRFQAIVDAIPCEERAAVVRALHALNHALSRVTRATEEQPHASDASDSP, from the coding sequence GTGGCGCCGCGCGAGGCCCACGCCCTGACGGTCCTGGCGGACGCCGAGCGGGCGGGCGAGCATCTCTCCCAGAGCGACCTGCGGCGGGCGCTCGGCATCGACAAGAGCAATGTCACCCGGCTGATACAGCGCCTTCGTGACGATGGCCGGGTGGAGCAGGACGTCAGTGAGGAAGACGGGCGGGTCCGCCGCCTGCGGCTCACCTCGACCGGGCGCCGGATGGCAGGGCGAATCGAGGAGCAAAGTCTGCTGCGGTTCCAGGCGATCGTGGACGCCATCCCCTGCGAGGAGCGCGCCGCCGTGGTGCGCGCGCTGCACGCCCTGAATCATGCGCTCTCGCGCGTGACGCGCGCGACAGAGGAGCAACCCCATGCGAGCGATGCGAGCGACTCTCCATGA